In Myripristis murdjan chromosome 18, fMyrMur1.1, whole genome shotgun sequence, the sequence taaacaaggatGCAGAACTTGTCCTCATCCATGTTTAATTGTTATTAGGTTTGACTTTATGCTGTGTGAGATGGATTCAGAAATGACATAATCCAGTAAAGTGTATCAGATGAAGGTGGTATCAGTGAAAGTCATATTTGTTGCAAGAGGTCGTCAGTAACTACCTTAGTGTTTGTCTGAATTAGTCATAGTTTTGATACATATTTTTCTCAAATCAGGACATATAGCACTAGTAATGTTTTCATCTTACAGGGGAAATGGTCAGTGCGATGAtaacattttgaaatcaatatATTCACCTAATAAAAGTATAAGCAATCATTGGCCACAGGGGCCATCACCACTAGAAGGATCCATGATGTTCATAAATATTTCAGTATGTGACATTTAAACTAGCGGTGGTGGTCCAGCAAAGATGTGACTTCTGTGTTCCAGTGGTGTCCGCTTTACAAAGTGACAGCAAGATCTTTTGTGTTGTGCGATCATGGATtaccagtgttgccaacttggcgactttcttgctaaatctggcgactttccaactccccatggcgacttttttttgtcaaaagcgactagcgacaaatctagtgacttttcctggtgttattggagacttttctggtattttggagactTAACATGAAAGCACGtgtcgttcctctgcagttcctgttctcagcgagcagcgggtgctgccgcgagcccctcccccaccccaaagtcctcacaggcgGTCACAGCCTCAAGCTGTGCACGGcagtcgcaggcagctgcagtcaggagaggagcagagtggAGCCCCTCACCACTCCGCATCCAGGCAGCAAATGAATCGCGCATACGCAAAGCCGTGTTAATCCCGCCCTTCctgtaaatttgtagttctaaaacatatttagggtgttttttactcactttttgtctctcccacgatgttattcctctcctacagcgtccattacaatcacgtgcaaattggcaattatgcaaattaggcgatgacgtcatttggcgacttctagcaACTTTTAagacagccaatagctactttccttactgaggagttggcaacactgtgGTCTACAAGTGATCTCattctttgtctttatttatttgcttttcacAGCTTCCCTCCCCCCAAACATGGGGGACTCCATCCtgtcttcactctctctcccaccctctGGAAGAGTACCTTCAGCCCAGCCAACAGGATCCAGAAACACCAGTGCGGCCCAGTCCGACAGCTCTGGTCCGCTACCAAAGACCAGTTGCACACAAACAGGAGGCGAGACACATTCATTAACACCTGTTATTGGACTGATATCCAGTGAAGATGTGCCAGTCATGATCTCTGCCAATAAGAAGAAACTGAGAGGTGAGCAGCTAGCCAGCTCAAAAGATGCAACGAATGAGGATTTGGAACCAAAAGGAAACATGACATTCACTGTTATTAAAAGGAGGCAAGAATCCAGAGGTGAAGAACAAGTGGAGGAGGACGGGGGTATGCCAGAGAGAAGCAGTGGAATTAAACGCAAGCACCCTAACCAAAGACAAAGTGActctgatgaagaggaagaggaagtgagagcCACCAGGACTGGGAAGAAGAGGATCACTAGGAGTCTGAGAAACAGCATCAGCAAGCTGAAGCAGAACAGACGAGACCTGAGATCAAAGGGGAACAGAGAGAAGTGCACTAACACGGGAGCAGACAAGTCTGACAGAGCAGCAGTAACATCCTCTGTGACCCAGTTGGACTTCAAATTGCTCAAGCTGCctgaagatccgtccctcttCTCCGTTTTGAGTTGCTGTCTGCACAACCAGCCCTCAGTTATTGTCAGTCGCCTCAAATTGACTTCGTCCAACACCaatgagagcagcagaggagcaaaaccctcacctgtgctgccccAGGATGAAGGCAAGAGGTCACCTGTGGTGGCTCGTACTCAGAGCAGCACGAGCCACTGTCTCCAAAGGCCTGAGTTTGATTCTCCTGGCTTGGATGATAAAGAGTAAGAAACATGGGAAAACAAATGGTCCAGACTAAGGCTCAGCGCTTCATCAGTTTCAAATTACTACTGCAAGAGCATAACGTATATATTGCAGAGCCTGCAATATGAGCATTTTATTAGATCCATAATTTGACACAAATTTTTAATAAGTATGCAAGTGTCTGCGCATCAAAACCCAACTGATGTGCACTACAAGCTGAATTACAAGCTTTGTGTGCAGTAATATATCACTGGGCAGTTGAAATTATGTTAATAAGCTATTCCTCATATATGTCTTTGTTCTGGTAGTTTACGTCTTTGATTAAAACATGAATCTTGTGCCTTTGGCTGGAATTATAGCCATGATAGTTTCAGAAACTTGACAGTAAAATAGCTCTTTGGTCCTCTTCTAAAATCAAATCAGAACCAGACAATGAAAGTAATATGATATTTCACTCTTCATAGAACTCATTGGCCTGTTTAAAGatgcatgcagtgtgtttttgccTTAAGGTTTATAGATGTGCAGGGCCTTTAGTTGTCAGGCACCATACCTGATTTCAAACCTGCAGCTCTTTGAATACTGTGTACACACGTCAACCTGCACATGTTCTCAGGatcctttttgtgtgtgtgtgctttaatcCCTTGACAAAAAGGGAAGATTAGTATGTAGCGGCACATTCAATAGGAGATACTCCCTTCACTGTAAACAtactcaaaatgttttattccttGCAAATGCCCtttaataataaacacaactggtctgtttccattttttctgagtttttttttttctcataggGTAGTTTTAGatgatttaatgttttaaagTGGACTTTCATGGCAAGTCCTTTCCCAACTGCAGTGCTCTTTGTATCATGTAGCTGTGATGCTAATAGTGTTTGTAGCTTCCAACCCACAATTGCAGGGCATCTATCCTTGGAGAGTAAATAAGGAAGTAGGTTTATGACTTAGCTCTCTTTATAGTCAATATTTACCAACTATTGAAACTGATAATCATGTTCTGTTTCTATTTGACAGAAATCATCCTGCATTACCAGGTAAAAGCAGTTCTTCCTCTGCCCGAAGGAGGAATACAGGTGATTAAATAGGaagtaaataaattacataCAGGGAAACAATTATCTACTGGTCACTTTAACAGCTTATATGTGTCTGCTGTGATCTTTAGAAGCAGTTCTCTCTCCTGGAGACAGTGAAGACTTCATAGGGGATTCTGAAGATGAGGCGACCAAGAACTTCAAAAGCAGGGTATGTATGGTCAAagcttggaggaaaaaaatcacattgctTTAAACttaatcttttttgtttgtgcagtaTGTCAAAGCAGTTTAGATTTCTAGAATCAGTACATTTCATGTATTGGTTTATATAAAACAGGGACAGTATACAATAAACGTATTACACTAGATGTAGTGCAATGTTAACTTTCATCTGTTGTCCCTGGGTTGTGTATACAATgcaaatatgacaataaaaaatggcaattccacatgaacacatacagtacatgtcaTTTGGCCAACTGTCAAACATACAACAAACTACAGTATGATTTATCATTACAGACGGTGCTGtgctttttctcagtttttgctGCTAACTGTCTCCCTCAGCTGTTTCAGAAGCGCTACTGCAAGACCAAACATGGCACCTACGTGCCCACTCTGAGGGagttctgcaaaccaaggaggGACAGGCGGGACTTGTTGTCTCCTGGCAATGGACATAGGTGATGAGGCATCATCTCTGCCTGGACTGGTGCAGATACTGCAATATAAGCATCTCTTAAATTTATAATGTTACAGAAATTGTCAGTGAGTACAGTATACAAGTGTCTGTCACAAAGACCGCCCATAAGAACCCAGCAGCTGTGCACTACAAGCTAAATTACATTGTTTGTGTGCAGTAATATATCAGTGGACAGTTCACATTATGTTAATTAGCTTTTCCTCATATATGTCTCAGCTCCGGAAGCTTActtcttttattaaaaacatgaattttgtgCCTTGGCTAGAGATATAGTTGTTGTGGTTTCAGAAACCTCACAATAAAATAGCTCTTTGGTCCTCTGGTTTAAAATCAATTCAGAACCAGACACTGAAAGTAATTTGACATTTCACTCAACATCAACACCAGACATGTTCGACGGTTTGGGCTGTTTTTTCTGTGAGTTGGTTTTCTCTACCAGCTGCTCCCACTGGTCATCAGACAAGATTTGGGATGCAGCAGCCACTGCAGCTGATGAACATGTTGCTACTTCCCTGCCTTGGATTTATGTTTTTAGTCGACCTTGTGGGTTTCAGCCGCATCAGagatttttttaagtgcaatgtgTGTCATGGTGGTATGCCATTgccatgttatgttttttttttctgtctagaGCACACTTAAGCACATGTAATCCAGACTATAAAGTGCACAGAACAGAAACCCCAGATCGCATTATATGTAGGTGCTATTATGCATGATAAGAGACATGGCTAGATaagtctttgttttatttaacaatattttactgtaaagtgtgtCAGTATGTTATGTCTACATAGTATTAACTGTATTTGTTAGAAATTAGTGGCATTGCAATATATGTTAAGCCTGGTAACTGCTATATACTGATTTAATAAAGAATTGTCTTATTAATGTGCAGTAGCCTAAAtctaaaaattcaaaatctcaTTGCGGTGTCATTTTGTACAATGTATTTTGCATTGCATCCACCATGGTTGAAGTGTGTCATATATTATGCAAGATGGTGGCAAGGTGGTTTGTTATAATGAACAAACTCATTAACCAAATCATGCATAAATACTGTCTTAATGTAGATTATCGCTTTGGAACAGTTTTATACAAGTGTTAGCTGGATTATTTTTACACTAAACTGTGATTTTATGCCATACATTAtttaaaagtcttaaaaaaCAGCTAGGgtattatttatgtatgtaacCCCAAGAAAGCCAACTGTATTCACCTTTGGATTACTTTTTGttcatataaaataatataaaccaTTATTGATCAAGCCACAgtctatatttaatatttaaacagaGCAAATCACAAAAAACTAGTTCAAAGAAGACCAGTGACACTGACCAATATAGTTAGTTTCATCTAAATTTGAGGTCCATAGTCTTACAGAAGGTAAGAAGGCATTTCCAAATCGTGTCCAGTCAATTTAATCAATCAATTCTAGTCAAGGTGTGTAGAAGCATCTCAGCAACCGCCAAGacaaatgggaggcacctgagcctAAAtgtcaagtgttgttgcaaggagtctgaatacttatgtcaatgtgatatttcactttctcctttttagtaaatgtacaaaaatttctacaattctgttttcactttgtcattatagggtagTGAGTGTGGattgatgagagaaaaaatgaatttaaatgattgtggcatcaggctgcaacataaaagtgaaaaacagtAAAGTAAAGGGGGTCTGGGTCCCTTTCTGAATGCACCGTATGGCGCTCTGACAGAATTGAGACTCTCCGGATGTTTCTAGGAGCATCTTTTAAATTCAAATctaatgcaaaaacacaacGTAACCAGCGAAACCAGTCAACAGATAACCGGTGAGCCATTTCCCAAACAGCTCGACAGATTTAGTCAGGTGTGTCTTGATGGACTTTGATGGACATCGGAGACACCTGGAGGAGAGCATGTCTGAGGACGGTAACAGGATCGGTCGGTCCGTGTCGGAGGAGCTGCGGCAGGCCGGGCGGAGCGCCTCTCCGGCCGGGCACCAGGGCCCCGACACCCCGCCGGCATCTGCCTGCTCATCAACTCAACAGTGAGTCCCCATGCTCCTTTGTAAAAacattataaattataaaaatgcaTAAGGTGACCAGGGGAAACTTAAAAACAATGTCCAAGGATAATTTTGCAACGAGCAATAACCCTATAGCCTAGCTAGAGGATTAATTGTAACGGTCAACAGCTCGATTGCAATAAGGCTAATGTTTAATTTTGTcagagtttgtttttatatatttaacaccaattgaaatgttatttttaaggATCCAAGGCttaactcattaaaaaaaaaaaaaaagaaagaaaaaaagcgtTTTAACTGTTAATATTTACCACCCATTAAAGCAAAAACGACTGTTTTCCAttgtggaaaaaatacataaatttttCCACAATGGAAAACAGTCAAAGTAAACTGAAATGACTTTGATTCTTGTTAAACAGTAAGAAAACTATACAATTACAGaacaattgaaaaaaatcatgcagCTATCATataaggtaaacacacacacacacacacacacacacatacacacacaaatacatatatatgtaggCTAGCTGCTTATGAAAATACCACAGTAATACAATCTGAGATGAACATAATTACACTAAAGCTAAGGTCACTATAAACTTTCTATTGAGAACGCACCATAGATCCTTAGGAGAGCATGGTAGGAGTATTGTAGCAATATATTGCAGATTCAAATACTATTAAGTCCTACAATGTTTAAAACCATACAAGCTGAGTTTACAGAACTGATATTATCATTAAAATATACACTCTGAACATCTCAGAGTATCACTGGAAGGTTTAAACCATACAAGGCCACTTTGGTGCATGAGACTCACTCATACCGAGACCTCACAAATGAAGCCAGTGCTCATTTACATGACGTAACAAATTCTGTGGTGGTCATGTGAAGTGTACCAAGGGAAATTAGCACAATACACAAGATAGTGTCCTCTCTATCCTATAATAATATTGTGTGATATTACAGACTCACCTCAGGCCTATAGGGGGGTTGTAGGCTATGAAGATTTAGGGAATTTGGTTTAAATTTGACTATATCATATTATGTTGCCTTTAAATCCATTGCCAGACCCCTGTTCCATTTGAATTTGGGTCCTCGACAAACTGCAGGCGTCACAGATTTCATCCACGAGCTGAACAAGCAGCAGTCTGGCTCCTCACGCAGCTGCTCATCCTCGGGGAGCCTGGGGAGGACGCCGCACAGCCTAGCCGGTAAGGTGACACCAGAGAAAGTAAAGTCAAACCTTGAGGGATTGGTGGGTAGAATTAGGTCTTTGCAGCAGCAAACTTGTGGGATACAGCAAGGGTAAGAATCATAGAATGATATCAGCAATATATGagataaaaaatagaaagaaagacagcCCAATAATATTACTATAAACTATGCAATACAGATTTACAGACCTGTTCTCTCTGAAATCTACACACTTGAGCGGGGGATCATTTGGCTGGTGCACATCACAGTGGCTGCTACAGAATATTTCACAAGGTCATGGAAATCTGTTGTGATTTGGTGCACTAGaccacacaattacacacacacacacacacacacacacacgggagagTACTCCCTACTAGTGTTGCACAATAtggttaaaatatatatatatattgttattaataattaataatattattttgacagaagTTGTGACAATATTTGCGATATTACTGtgagtgatcatttttgcatcataattttcagtttaatttgaaaGGAAACATCTGGGCAgtatgatttgtaggccagggtgtctctgtagcaccacaataccTTATTTATAATTGTGTACTGCCTCTTGTAacacttataaaaaaaaaactggagttgctgcaatttggatattgcacttatcTACAgtatattgtgatttttatatgatttcaattaattgtgcagccctgctCCTTACCCGCTAGTCTCCCTTCCCTATGCCCTCATAGACTCCAGTTGTCAGGAACAGGCTGAGGTTCAGCACCAGAAGtcagacatgtttttgttttcccctgtGTCCTGTTTCTCCTGTAAGACTCCATCCTCCTCCCTGCTGGAGATGAGGATGTCATAGTAACCACGGTGTTGTCAGAGGAGTGGAGAAAACCCAAGGATGAAGACGGCAGGTCGCTCCGATCCGTCAAGGGAGAAGTGGTGGACTCATCACCCAAAAAACTGAAGAGTAGTGCGAAGAAAGGCGGCGCCACGCTCCAACCCTCAGACATCACCGACTATTTGTTGAAGGTGGAGGTCAGTGAGACTAATTTGCAGTGTTGGGGAGGTTGAGAGCAGAGAGGTACAAAGGCTGACCTACAGCTAAGCTATCCTCAGGAGAAATAAAGCTTTGTTGCTATATGAAGGTCTCCAGAAATAAGAATTCAAACTTGGTTGCATGTGCAAAACGTTCAGTCCTTCTGTTGTCAGTTTGTAGCTGTAACACTTCtcattgttttaaaatataaaaatgaaggCCATGATGGCTTTTCTGTCCAACAGCCACAGTTCCTGACATCTCAGTGTATTCTAGGATACCTTGAGAATTCTGTCTGAGCTGTTGGAAACACAGAGCGATCTCCTCCTGAAGACAACCTTCGCCAACCAGCCCCAAAACACTCTCCCTACCCCCTGCCCGTCTGTGTCTACTCTGGGCCCGTACAGGACCCCGTCCTCCATCTTCACCAGGCCCTCGTCCTCTGCCTTTCACACCAGCCAGTTCTGGCATCCATCTTCTTGTTACTGCCAAGTGCACGGTCCCACCGGCTGCCACCCGGGTGCCATGTGCGTGGCGCAGGCCGCGCACActtgccactgctgctgccggTGGGTGCCAGGACCTCACGCCAGCGTGTGCAGCTGTGGCCCGCACAAGAAGGAAGTGCAGGTTCTCGCTGCCCACAGGTGTGTACACTGTAGATGCAGCAATGCAGCTTGAGGTTATTGATAGTCTGGAAGGTTCATGCCGCTTTTCAGCATGGCCAAAAATAAGAAggaatccctttttttttttttttaaatgaggggACGAGATGCATACAGTTATGCATAAAAGCTTTAggcataccaaaaaaaaaaaataatcctcatatctttgttttacttttgatGCCTAACCTTTAGGGTGTCTTTTATTCAGACCTTCACGTGTTGGAGATGCAAGGTTTTTCCAGGACATGTAGTATGAGACCCAGTGCTCCAAACAGTAAAGGCTCATTTACCTTTCTAGAACAATCAGAAACCTTTTTAACAAGACACTTTTGATCCAGTTGTGTCATTCTGACATAACATAATAATTCATTGATCACCattgtgtgatttaaaaaaaagaaagctcaCTGTTGTTAAGCTCAAGACATCTAAACTGTGAAGACCAAAGTAAAGAACATACTCCACAGTGTGCCTGTATTCCTATACTGTGTCACAGCTCATTTGCATCCTAAAAAAAGTGAATCACTATTACATGTTATGTAAACGAATTTTGTGCATGCTTCTGTGATTCCATCCTTCTGctgtatttgtgagtgtgtatctgtgattATTTTGTGATGAGTGTATTTTTAGCACTTTGTAAAattgtttgagaaaaaaatattattattattattattattattattattattattagtagtagtagtagtatatagAGGATGAAcagagctgcagcattttgaccCTCATGCCCTCTGCCCTCCTGCAGGGCCAAGGA encodes:
- the LOC115376234 gene encoding uncharacterized protein LOC115376234, with translation MDFDGHRRHLEESMSEDGNRIGRSVSEELRQAGRSASPAGHQGPDTPPASACSSTQQPLFHLNLGPRQTAGVTDFIHELNKQQSGSSRSCSSSGSLGRTPHSLADSILLPAGDEDVIVTTVLSEEWRKPKDEDGRSLRSVKGEVVDSSPKKLKSSAKKGGATLQPSDITDYLLKVEDTLRILSELLETQSDLLLKTTFANQPQNTLPTPCPSVSTLGPYRTPSSIFTRPSSSAFHTSQFWHPSSCYCQVHGPTGCHPGAMCVAQAAHTCHCCCRWVPGPHASVCSCGPHKKEVQVLAAHRAKEEQLRLYLVCYQANQEAMRSLCCLQRVVSALAAQCQRAQDDRQGPCTVSPSLQSLQCQVDSITHLSHLSNCCMAQQQEELEAVVSQRPTNSPSSNDGFLLRQPYSAKVKNSCRCCQLPDD
- the tinf2 gene encoding TERF1-interacting nuclear factor 2, producing MAAKKPTENEASLPFAALQLLAPPVRLVSAALWKVMKHRDVMQYGTVEEFVTSACENVPGLLTLRHQAKLTLGLRARLILELFASQDQPDPSVIKSHMKRIRVPTPSTAMKKKDIKIEKTVSNFQALVRTLLSNPAEKEHFLKEEFPVDYGPLYDQELEKLLWEFLIRLDQLLPVPNLSQTVSWLSTAPPVLEECARSATQPQLLKILLQHQTCLGHLESAASLPPNMGDSILSSLSLPPSGRVPSAQPTGSRNTSAAQSDSSGPLPKTSCTQTGGETHSLTPVIGLISSEDVPVMISANKKKLRGEQLASSKDATNEDLEPKGNMTFTVIKRRQESRGEEQVEEDGGMPERSSGIKRKHPNQRQSDSDEEEEEVRATRTGKKRITRSLRNSISKLKQNRRDLRSKGNREKCTNTGADKSDRAAVTSSVTQLDFKLLKLPEDPSLFSVLSCCLHNQPSVIVSRLKLTSSNTNESSRGAKPSPVLPQDEGKRSPVVARTQSSTSHCLQRPEFDSPGLDDKENHPALPGKSSSSSARRRNTEAVLSPGDSEDFIGDSEDEATKNFKSRLFQKRYCKTKHGTYVPTLREFCKPRRDRRDLLSPGNGHR